DNA from Oxyura jamaicensis isolate SHBP4307 breed ruddy duck chromosome 4, BPBGC_Ojam_1.0, whole genome shotgun sequence:
GGGTTCAATATAAATCAAATATTATTGGGTTTTATATAAATCAAATATTATCGGGTTCATCAAATATTATTGGGTTCATCAAATGTTATTGGGTTCTATATAAATCAAATATTAGTGGGTTTTATATAAATCAAATATTATCGGGTTCATCAAATATTATTGGGTTCTATATAAATCAGATATTATTGGGTTCCTCACATATTATTGGGTTCGTCAAATATTATTGGGTTCTATATAAATCAATTATCGGGTTCATCACCTCTCACTGGGTTCTGTGCCCCAGCTCATATACACAACCACAGCCCATTTCAGAAGGAGTCCAGATTTTCGGAAATCGCGTAAAATCGATTCCAGGGCCGGATCCCTTTATGCTCCGTGAAGCCAACCCCCGGGTTTCGCAGAGCCAGCCCATGTTATCCCCACCTAACAGACGCTCTTAGGACTGCCGAGACACCCCGTGCTGCCGGGGCGGCGTGCCAAGCCCCGCCGCTCTCCCCGTCCCGGTTCTTCCCCAGTCCCCCCGGTCCGTGCCGGTGCCCCGCAGCGCgtccccgccccgccgcgcccccgTTCCGTTGCCGTTGGCGGAGATGGCGGCGGGGCTGCCGGTGCTCGTCCTGCTGCCGGCTCTCCTCGCCGGTACCGACATGGGGCGGCGGCGAGCTCTCGGTTGCGGGGACGTGGGAGCGGGGAGGGTCCCGCACGATGAACGGAGGCGGGGAAGGGGAAAGCCCGAGCTGGTACCGGGCACCGGCCAGGAGCCGTTGCTGGCGGGATGCCGCGGGTGGAACCGGGCGGTACCGGGCTGGGTGTGGGGAGCGGGACCGGGGGCAGACAGCGGCTGGTCCAGGGGCGTGGGGACCAGACCGGGTTGTCCGAGCCTCTGGGGGGAGGTTCCGGGACGAAGGGAATCTCGGCGGGACCCGGGCGCCGTTCACAGCGGCTTCTCTCTCCGCAGGGCTCCTGTCGCGTCCCGGCGCCGCTGCGAGTGTGCCGGTGGGTGCAGCCTGCGCCGCGCTGGGGACCGCGGGCAAGGACCCGGAGACCCCCCCGGtccctaaccctaacccctaAACCCTAACCCCAACCCTAATCCTAACCCCTGAGAAGGGAGATCCCGCAGACCTCCGTGTGCCTCCCGGGGCACTGCAGCCACTACCCCCTAAATCCCAGGCACTGAGGGGGAAGCCTCAGCACCCTGCCAAGCCAGGCCACGCCTCCGGGACCCCCACCCAGGACCTCCTTGCAGAGGGGCTGTGCCTGTCAGGGGCTGTGACCCCAGGAGATGCTCTGCAGAGCACCCCAAGGCACATGCGCCAGCCAGTCTGCCTGTTACAGGGCTGCAGCATGCCTGCCATGGGGAGATCACTTCTTAATTCCCATCTCCTATCAGCTAGTTCTGTAGACATCCTTCCTGGGATGTCCACTGCCCACTTCTGACACGAGACATCGGAAGGAGCTGCATTTTTAGCATGCCACCGACTTGTCAATGTGCCCTGACACAGCCACACACTTGCAGATCAGTCTGTGCTAGGCAGCAGAAGCCAAGTGATAATTTCCCATACAAGCATGACAGATAACGTGGCACTTTATATTGCTGTCCCACCCCTTGCTGAGCTCTCATTTCTGTGCATGAATACGCCAGTATCCTTTGGAAGCTCTCAGAAATTATCCTGCTAAACTGGGGAGGACCAGAGAAACCCATTTCAGCTAGTGTATGACTTGCTGTGTCTCTGTATTCTCCAGCCTGCATGCGACATGTATGGTGTGCCTGGATGTCCAAGGGACTACAATCCGGTTTGTGGGACCGATGGAGAGACCTACTCAAATGAGTGTGTGCTCTGCCTTTCAAACAGGTAATTCTAACCTTTCTTTCACATTGGCTTCCTTTACAAGTAAAACATGCACCCTCACATCCCAATTAACTGAACAATTAGTGGCTTTGAGTCATTCACAGTCTGTTAATTGTAATTTTAGCATTTTCTCAAATGTCAATAACCATGAAATGCTTGGATTGCATCATCTGGGAGtactgaatattattttttgcaattcTTAAGGAGGGGCATCATGGGAGagggggagatggggaggggtGTTGCCTGTAGCATTCACCCAGTGCCACATTGCCATTAAATATCATGTTTATGTCGGTAACATTTTCTCTAGAGTACTTCACAAACTCCCAAGCAAATaacaaaattgaaagaaaattggCAAATCAATTGTTAAACCTACAGTTTGGGAATAGTTTGGAAACCCCAGCAAATCAAAGGGCAGACGTAGTGCTACCTgtgaaaaggggagaaaagaggtgCTGTCATGTTACATTGTTAAGAACCTATTACTTTACTACCTAAAAATGATAACGGAGTAAGTTAATAAGTGATTGACATGTAGATAgtcagagggaagaaaaagtataAGCAAATCTGATACAGATTTGTCAGAAATAATCCAATTAAACCCATAAGATTTAGGGCTTTTGGCAAGATAACTGGCCTAGCAGAGTAAAGAAACCAGAAGTTCTACTCCTTGACATTCACAAGGCATTTTAGATAGCTCCACTTGACATTCACATAAGAAGACTAATAGTTTTTCAACCAAAATTAAAGGATGAAGAGAGAGCAGTTTGAAATGCTGGAGTTTAATAGCAGTAATCAAACTGGAGAATGCTATTAAATGGGATTTCCTTTAGCTGCAGTACataatttaatatttgtgtAATTAATTGGATACTGAAATAAAGACAATCAAAAATTGCAAAATTACATGTGATACAATGATCTATGCAGGGCAGTATCAGAATTCCCAGGGGTCAGGAGGAAAGCATCAGAAATGCTAAAAGTTCAAGACATAAGGAAGAGCTGCATGCCGTggacaaatgaaaacagagccTCCAAGGCTGGCAAAGAGACCGATAGCAGCTGACCACTGTGTGGTGGTCACCACGTGCTGGGATGGGTTGTTACTGATTTAATTTGCAAAACAGCTAAGTAGGTGGAAAGGAAGTCTAGACATAAGGAAAAGTTAA
Protein-coding regions in this window:
- the SPINK2 gene encoding serine protease inhibitor Kazal-type 2 — its product is MAAGLPVLVLLPALLAGLLSRPGAAASVPPACDMYGVPGCPRDYNPVCGTDGETYSNECVLCLSNSENKKNVQIYKRGTC